The Caulifigura coniformis genome includes a region encoding these proteins:
- a CDS encoding SPOR domain-containing protein: MESILRGYSVTPATWFYLSLLLIVAVYFRFSRLWSLRNFDLGLLLSTSPGLLLVEAGNEGDQTLRTVGYTWLFAVSAVLLVRLLMDTALTRRPQFAQNLNGAGMAFLCICTFVFLTAQAITKPPAKPVVVTQDEAAVTEPAPTPDEVAPKAAVASAPPVNPASNPLAGSLISTPVEIVAEHLATRDGVPPEVLAVRILATVAHLAVVLGLLSVGQRLFGDPLAGWAMATLYLLLPCTAYGVGELNHVFPAALIVWAFVAYRKPAVSGVLLGLACGSMFFPLFLLPLWAAFYGRRGWMKFAAALGCVMCVLVGGRALMTSVDANSFLRQAIGTLDVARLAFRSGENVPLFWDEGTFFSIYRIPIIVAYFAMLFSVTVWPRHKTVEHLLAHSAAIIVGTQFWFTQQGGVYLLWYLPLVLMVVFRPRLAHLRPPALEASAQATSTRVLSGTPGTRAGSTAGKLHLFR, from the coding sequence ATGGAATCGATTCTCCGAGGGTACTCGGTCACTCCGGCGACATGGTTCTACCTGTCGCTGCTGCTGATCGTTGCCGTTTATTTCCGTTTCAGCCGCCTGTGGTCACTGCGCAACTTTGACCTGGGGCTGTTGCTGTCGACGTCGCCCGGCCTGCTTCTAGTGGAAGCGGGCAACGAAGGGGACCAGACGCTCCGCACGGTCGGGTATACCTGGCTGTTCGCCGTCTCGGCCGTTCTTCTGGTGCGCCTGCTGATGGACACGGCACTCACCCGCCGTCCCCAGTTTGCTCAAAACCTGAACGGCGCGGGAATGGCGTTCCTGTGCATCTGTACGTTCGTGTTCCTCACGGCCCAGGCGATCACCAAGCCGCCCGCGAAGCCCGTCGTGGTGACGCAGGACGAAGCCGCCGTGACCGAACCCGCCCCCACTCCCGATGAGGTGGCGCCGAAGGCGGCCGTCGCGTCGGCTCCGCCAGTGAATCCCGCCAGTAACCCGCTGGCCGGTTCTCTGATTTCCACTCCCGTCGAGATCGTCGCCGAGCATCTGGCGACGCGTGACGGCGTTCCTCCGGAGGTCCTCGCTGTCCGCATCCTGGCGACGGTGGCGCACCTCGCCGTCGTCCTCGGCCTGCTTTCGGTCGGGCAGCGGCTGTTTGGGGACCCGCTCGCCGGCTGGGCGATGGCGACCCTGTACCTGCTGCTTCCCTGCACGGCTTACGGAGTGGGCGAGTTGAACCACGTCTTCCCGGCCGCGTTGATCGTGTGGGCGTTTGTCGCCTACCGAAAGCCGGCGGTTTCGGGCGTGCTGCTCGGGCTGGCCTGCGGCAGCATGTTTTTCCCGCTGTTCCTGCTTCCGCTCTGGGCCGCGTTTTACGGTCGTCGAGGGTGGATGAAGTTTGCGGCAGCGCTGGGCTGTGTCATGTGCGTGCTCGTTGGCGGCCGCGCGCTGATGACGTCCGTGGATGCGAACTCGTTCCTCCGGCAGGCGATCGGCACACTCGACGTCGCCCGCCTGGCGTTCCGCAGTGGCGAGAATGTCCCGCTGTTCTGGGACGAAGGAACATTCTTCTCGATCTACCGCATTCCGATCATCGTCGCGTACTTCGCGATGTTGTTTTCGGTCACAGTCTGGCCGCGACATAAGACGGTGGAGCACCTGCTGGCCCACTCGGCGGCGATCATCGTGGGAACGCAGTTCTGGTTCACCCAGCAGGGGGGCGTGTACCTCCTGTGGTACCTGCCACTGGTGCTGATGGTCGTTTTTCGTCCGCGCCTCGCTCACCTGCGGCCGCCGGCGCTGGAAGCCTCCGCCCAGGCGACGTCCACGCGAGTGTTGAGCGGCACGCCAGGCACACGGGCCGGAAGCACCGCCGGAAAGCTCCACCTGTTCCGGTGA
- a CDS encoding BatA domain-containing protein, which yields MTWLHPAILFGLGLVAIPVLLHFLMRQKPKKFVFPALRLIQQQRRSNAKRFRLRHLWLLLLRMAALAAIVFAIARPTLPAANYGLNLREGLTLAGVVIAGFIAYRVALHRVRSQPLPKYDLNLKRTRLRGWATGLTVLSAAFLAGCPYQRRVAAEITSPAPIAQFDLPVAAVFLFDNSLSLEYTQQGQTRLAVARKLAKEHLGDFPAGSRVAIAESSNDDPVIFQASISAAHSRIDAIEPAAVSVPLNDRIVAAASLQRDDKARVAAEGGDVNRDRFMRRVYVFTDLAAGAWRFGQSTAITRSLEEQPNLSIQIVDVGELQPLNTSIGPITLSTEVVTRDLPLSVSAEVKVVGESGDRKAVLSLLGPGGQLIPRDSQIRTLESGVPQRFDFALLTGLVGPVVHGELRLQSTDPLKFDDVRSFTALVGAEPKVLIVAPTLRETTETETALDIVGFEPAIITPQQLNTADVSKYSVVYLVNVEEVSDEVWNKLEAFVKAGGGLAVVLGSDRIDPTKYNRAAAQQILPARLDTWQPFGSYKLSVDRREHPVFWKFRQFHDDNAFAAFQNENNIYRFWRLTDRAGDSSVAASFTDADRSPAIIDRPHGLGRTVMFATSVHLADSNAARWNDLPSPNKPVWQWLAFIEQLTGHLARATDWRFNVVAGETVTLPMPPLEEDREFLLQRPSFAQTRIIQKAKAPTISISETRELGQYNVAPPGGPAVSGFSVNSAPEESDLTRATEEQFEQLLGKGRFQIARTLDEIKADVNASHLGKEVFPLILLLAILAFCGEHFVANWFYDSDNDRGETPSTPARRRAERPSEPVATT from the coding sequence ATGACCTGGCTGCACCCGGCAATTCTTTTCGGCCTCGGCCTCGTCGCCATTCCGGTCCTGCTGCATTTCCTGATGCGGCAGAAGCCGAAGAAATTTGTCTTCCCGGCGCTCCGGCTGATCCAGCAGCAACGGCGGTCCAACGCCAAACGCTTTCGCCTGCGGCACCTGTGGCTGCTCCTGCTGCGAATGGCGGCTCTGGCCGCGATTGTTTTCGCCATCGCGCGCCCCACCCTTCCGGCCGCCAACTACGGGCTGAACCTGCGTGAGGGCCTCACGCTCGCGGGTGTCGTCATCGCGGGTTTCATCGCCTACCGCGTGGCGCTGCACCGCGTCCGGTCTCAACCTCTTCCCAAATACGACCTGAATCTCAAACGCACCCGCCTGCGCGGCTGGGCGACCGGGTTGACGGTGCTGTCCGCCGCGTTCCTCGCGGGCTGTCCTTACCAGCGCCGTGTGGCCGCCGAGATCACGTCTCCCGCCCCCATCGCCCAGTTCGATCTCCCTGTGGCGGCCGTGTTCCTCTTCGACAACAGCCTCAGTCTCGAATACACCCAGCAGGGGCAGACGCGTCTCGCCGTCGCCAGGAAGCTCGCCAAGGAACATCTCGGCGACTTTCCGGCCGGAAGCCGTGTCGCGATCGCGGAGTCGTCGAATGACGACCCCGTGATTTTCCAGGCCTCGATCAGCGCGGCCCACTCCCGCATCGATGCCATCGAGCCGGCCGCCGTCAGTGTTCCTCTCAACGATCGCATTGTCGCGGCGGCCTCGCTGCAACGCGACGACAAGGCCCGCGTCGCTGCCGAGGGAGGAGACGTCAACCGCGACCGCTTCATGCGCCGCGTGTATGTGTTCACTGACCTCGCGGCCGGGGCCTGGCGATTCGGTCAGTCGACAGCGATCACTCGCAGCCTCGAAGAACAGCCGAATCTCTCCATCCAGATCGTGGATGTCGGGGAACTCCAGCCGCTGAACACTTCGATCGGACCCATCACTCTCTCAACGGAAGTGGTCACCCGTGACCTGCCGCTTTCCGTTTCTGCAGAAGTCAAAGTCGTCGGAGAATCTGGGGATCGGAAGGCCGTACTGTCACTGCTCGGCCCGGGGGGGCAACTGATCCCCCGCGACTCCCAGATCCGGACGCTGGAATCCGGCGTCCCCCAGCGCTTCGATTTCGCGCTGCTGACGGGCCTGGTCGGTCCTGTCGTGCATGGGGAGCTCCGGCTGCAGTCGACGGACCCCCTGAAGTTCGACGACGTGCGGTCTTTCACCGCACTCGTCGGGGCCGAGCCGAAGGTTCTGATCGTCGCGCCGACACTTCGGGAGACGACCGAAACGGAAACGGCCCTCGATATTGTCGGCTTCGAACCAGCCATCATCACGCCGCAGCAGCTGAACACCGCGGACGTCTCGAAGTACTCGGTGGTGTACCTGGTGAATGTCGAAGAAGTGTCTGACGAAGTCTGGAACAAGCTGGAAGCGTTCGTGAAGGCCGGAGGCGGGCTGGCCGTCGTCCTCGGAAGCGACCGGATCGACCCGACCAAGTACAACCGCGCCGCGGCCCAGCAGATCCTGCCCGCGCGGCTCGACACCTGGCAGCCATTCGGCAGCTACAAACTCTCGGTCGATCGCCGCGAGCATCCAGTCTTCTGGAAGTTCCGCCAGTTCCACGACGACAACGCTTTCGCGGCCTTCCAGAACGAAAACAACATCTACCGGTTCTGGCGGCTGACCGACCGCGCGGGCGATTCATCCGTGGCGGCGTCATTCACCGACGCCGACCGCTCGCCCGCCATCATCGATCGCCCCCACGGCCTGGGCCGGACGGTGATGTTCGCCACTTCAGTCCACCTGGCGGATTCCAACGCCGCGCGCTGGAACGATCTGCCGAGCCCGAACAAACCGGTGTGGCAATGGCTGGCGTTCATCGAACAGCTGACGGGGCATCTCGCCCGCGCCACCGACTGGCGTTTCAATGTGGTCGCCGGAGAGACCGTCACTCTGCCGATGCCTCCGCTCGAAGAAGACCGTGAGTTTCTGCTCCAGCGCCCTTCCTTCGCCCAGACACGGATCATCCAGAAAGCCAAGGCCCCGACGATCTCGATCTCCGAGACTCGTGAACTGGGGCAGTACAACGTCGCCCCGCCAGGCGGTCCGGCCGTTTCGGGCTTCAGCGTCAATTCCGCGCCGGAAGAAAGCGATCTCACTCGAGCCACCGAAGAGCAGTTCGAGCAGTTGCTGGGAAAGGGGCGTTTTCAGATCGCCCGTACGCTCGATGAGATCAAGGCCGACGTGAATGCGTCCCACCTTGGCAAGGAAGTCTTTCCCCTGATTCTGCTGCTGGCGATTCTCGCCTTCTGCGGAGAACACTTCGTCGCTAACTGGTTCTACGACTCCGACAACGACCGCGGTGAGACGCCGTCAACACCCGCACGTCGGCGGGCTGAACGCCCTTCCGAGCCGGTCGCCACGACTTGA
- a CDS encoding FHA domain-containing protein — protein sequence MPMCLIPMDGSTPVPVDKAVVLFGRQADCDVVLLNSRKVSRRHCCIAQINGEFVIRDLGSMNGVRVNGKQVNKEARLGIGDEIHIGDVGYRLAAVDALPKRKPAPVPPPPQKPLVTPDPRYLSQDIPVALPDEQVNFAVEETAPKLKAVPRPAPKAKAKPKKPGSVFELSEDDIVDD from the coding sequence ATGCCGATGTGTCTGATCCCGATGGACGGCAGCACACCGGTGCCGGTCGACAAGGCGGTCGTGCTGTTCGGCCGCCAGGCCGACTGCGATGTCGTCCTGCTCAACAGCCGGAAGGTGTCCCGGCGACATTGCTGCATTGCCCAGATCAACGGCGAATTCGTGATCCGCGACCTCGGGTCGATGAACGGCGTGCGTGTGAACGGGAAGCAGGTCAACAAGGAAGCCCGGCTGGGCATCGGTGATGAGATCCACATCGGCGACGTGGGCTATCGCCTGGCCGCCGTGGATGCCCTTCCGAAAAGAAAGCCGGCGCCGGTTCCTCCGCCGCCGCAGAAGCCCCTGGTCACCCCCGATCCGCGCTACCTCAGCCAGGATATCCCGGTCGCTCTGCCGGACGAACAGGTCAATTTCGCAGTCGAGGAAACCGCTCCCAAACTGAAGGCCGTCCCACGCCCTGCTCCGAAAGCCAAGGCGAAACCGAAAAAGCCCGGCAGCGTCTTCGAACTCTCCGAAGACGACATCGTGGATGACTGA
- a CDS encoding DUF488 domain-containing protein, with the protein MPGQLLTIGHSNHPFETFAGLLLQNGITAVADVRSTPHSSYNPQFNREPLAARLSDAGIAYVFLGEELGARRLEPECYRGDQVDFLLTSRSALFARGLKRVSEGLKQFDIALMCAEKDPLECHRTGLVCRRGASHLGRPGHIRPDGSIETCDDLETRLLDLAGQPRTDLFRSLEDRLDEAYAWLERRIAYRKPAGKRL; encoded by the coding sequence ATGCCCGGCCAGCTCCTGACGATTGGGCACTCGAACCACCCGTTTGAAACTTTCGCCGGGCTGCTGTTGCAAAACGGCATCACGGCCGTGGCCGACGTCCGCTCCACGCCACACAGCAGCTACAACCCGCAATTCAATCGCGAGCCCCTCGCCGCCCGTCTTTCCGATGCCGGGATCGCCTACGTGTTCCTGGGGGAGGAACTGGGTGCGCGGCGTCTGGAGCCGGAGTGCTACCGTGGAGATCAGGTCGACTTCCTGTTGACCTCCCGATCTGCGCTGTTTGCACGCGGCCTGAAACGCGTCAGTGAAGGGCTGAAACAATTCGACATCGCCCTGATGTGCGCCGAAAAGGATCCCCTCGAATGCCACCGCACGGGCCTGGTGTGCCGCCGAGGCGCCTCTCACCTGGGTCGGCCCGGCCACATTCGCCCCGATGGCTCGATCGAAACGTGCGACGACCTGGAAACCCGCCTGCTGGACCTCGCCGGCCAGCCCCGGACGGACCTCTTCCGCTCCCTGGAAGACCGCCTCGACGAGGCGTACGCCTGGCTGGAGAGACGCATCGCATACCGAAAGCCTGCAGGGAAGAGACTTTAG
- a CDS encoding A24 family peptidase, producing MLSLTAANWVLVVAMVVFTAVAAAWDLREKRIPNKLTLPMFFAGWIYQIAFHGWAGVLDGLAGFAIGFGVLFVLWFIGGGGGGDVKLMGAMSVWMGFQMTLLVLVTSTAAVVLLTMGAVVWGILNRGMRKTQERLKAKAGETRAQKQARRILPYAVPVALATWLVLAWKIPGLNKAARAAEKPVEKAAPAQPAEVQK from the coding sequence ATGCTTTCACTGACTGCCGCGAACTGGGTTCTCGTTGTCGCCATGGTCGTGTTCACGGCCGTGGCGGCGGCGTGGGATCTTCGCGAGAAGCGAATTCCGAACAAGCTCACGCTGCCCATGTTTTTCGCGGGCTGGATCTACCAGATCGCGTTTCACGGGTGGGCGGGAGTCCTCGACGGCCTGGCCGGCTTCGCCATCGGCTTTGGCGTCCTGTTCGTCCTGTGGTTCATCGGCGGCGGCGGTGGCGGCGACGTGAAGCTGATGGGGGCCATGTCCGTCTGGATGGGCTTTCAAATGACGTTGCTGGTCCTCGTGACGAGCACGGCCGCAGTCGTCCTGCTGACGATGGGCGCGGTCGTCTGGGGCATCCTGAACCGCGGAATGCGGAAGACCCAGGAGCGACTCAAAGCCAAGGCCGGCGAGACCCGCGCTCAGAAGCAGGCTCGTCGGATTCTGCCCTACGCAGTGCCAGTGGCCCTGGCCACGTGGCTGGTTCTGGCCTGGAAGATTCCCGGTCTGAACAAGGCTGCCCGGGCCGCAGAGAAGCCGGTGGAGAAGGCTGCTCCTGCCCAACCGGCGGAGGTGCAGAAATGA
- a CDS encoding TadE/TadG family type IV pilus assembly protein, whose protein sequence is MIRRRLKTHAQTLVSRKRRGVLSMELIITLPIFGLLLLGLFEYSLLFASRGDVVEACRAGCRRGTLAFATREDIEEEIRWSLGSRLGPQAVIETEPGEYTGDEVVVTVRVPMSAASPDLLWPIGFGLKGREISCQSRMVKE, encoded by the coding sequence ATGATCCGTCGCCGGCTCAAGACTCACGCGCAGACGTTGGTTTCCCGGAAGCGGCGGGGCGTGCTCAGCATGGAGCTGATCATCACGCTGCCGATCTTCGGCCTGCTGCTGCTCGGGCTGTTTGAATACTCGCTGCTGTTCGCCTCGCGGGGCGATGTCGTCGAAGCGTGCCGCGCGGGATGCCGCCGCGGAACGCTGGCATTCGCCACGCGGGAAGACATTGAAGAAGAAATCCGCTGGTCGCTGGGCTCCAGGCTGGGGCCTCAGGCGGTCATCGAGACGGAACCCGGGGAATACACGGGCGATGAAGTGGTCGTCACCGTGCGGGTCCCCATGTCGGCGGCTTCGCCCGACTTGTTGTGGCCGATTGGTTTCGGCCTGAAGGGTCGCGAGATTTCCTGTCAGTCACGGATGGTCAAGGAATAG
- the cpaB gene encoding Flp pilus assembly protein CpaB, which yields MKRLTPATLFTLMLVGVGGLVALYAGKKLMARQEVVEAPQLDLMPVPVADLPPGTVITSAHLGQARIKRERLIPESVRSERILVGRVVKNTLKRAEPINTGDLYPPGDFPPLDIAPGMLAVSIDLQDASAKVDGLVRAGQYVNVHFTPSSNPDPVKGPFTMTLFKGVKILSMGSGNARSGRSTTVTLELSPEQANIILLAKDKGDLQLTYTPEGKGNGGVAVADADRATLSEILGLSEPKKEAPPRTVEMFFGSGRSVVQFRDGKRVGGDYGDVNRSGDALDRMRTPPRLYDPNGDGLLSVPSGNGQFGNNGQNANVNNSMMNSARNGGMNQGGMNQGGFNGQNGLNNGFSNFSQGEGL from the coding sequence GTGAAACGTTTGACTCCCGCCACCCTGTTTACGCTGATGCTCGTTGGCGTCGGCGGACTTGTGGCCCTCTATGCCGGGAAGAAGCTGATGGCCCGGCAGGAAGTGGTCGAAGCTCCGCAACTCGACCTGATGCCCGTTCCGGTCGCGGATCTGCCGCCGGGAACGGTCATCACGTCCGCTCACCTGGGGCAGGCCAGGATCAAGCGCGAACGCCTGATCCCGGAATCGGTCCGCTCGGAACGGATCCTCGTCGGCCGCGTGGTGAAGAACACGCTGAAACGTGCCGAGCCGATCAATACCGGCGACCTGTATCCGCCCGGTGATTTTCCTCCGCTCGACATTGCCCCGGGCATGCTGGCGGTCTCGATCGATCTCCAGGACGCGAGCGCCAAGGTGGATGGCCTGGTCCGCGCCGGCCAGTACGTCAACGTCCACTTCACTCCCTCCTCGAATCCCGACCCGGTCAAGGGGCCGTTCACGATGACCCTGTTCAAGGGCGTGAAGATCCTCTCGATGGGCAGCGGAAACGCCCGCTCGGGACGGAGCACCACGGTGACCCTCGAACTCTCCCCGGAGCAGGCCAACATCATCCTGCTGGCGAAAGACAAGGGCGACCTGCAGCTGACCTACACCCCGGAAGGAAAGGGGAACGGCGGAGTGGCCGTCGCCGACGCCGACCGTGCGACGCTTTCGGAAATTCTCGGACTCAGCGAGCCGAAGAAGGAAGCGCCGCCGCGGACGGTGGAGATGTTCTTCGGCTCGGGCCGGAGCGTCGTGCAGTTCCGTGACGGCAAGCGGGTCGGCGGAGACTATGGCGATGTGAATCGGTCGGGCGATGCGCTCGACCGGATGCGGACCCCGCCCCGCCTGTATGACCCGAACGGAGACGGTTTGCTCTCCGTTCCCTCGGGCAACGGCCAGTTTGGAAACAACGGCCAGAACGCCAACGTCAACAACTCGATGATGAACTCCGCCCGCAACGGCGGAATGAACCAGGGCGGGATGAATCAGGGCGGATTCAACGGCCAGAACGGACTGAACAACGGGTTCTCGAACTTCAGCCAGGGCGAAGGACTGTAA
- a CDS encoding CpaF family protein: MVALNQPQSDHRRAFQQLKTRLHRQMVDSIDLSKAGELGPDEFRKQMQALASHLASRSELSDRDRDAMVRELMDEVYGFGPLQELMNDPTVSDVLVNGADTVFVERNGLLERTDVRFADDDHLLNFIQRLVGQAGRRIDEVSPMVDAKLPDGSRLHAVIPPLALRGPTLSIRRFKNRIVQFEDMVRVGTLAPEMADFLVAAVKSRQNIVLSGGTGAGKTTILNNLSRFIPLAERVVTIEETAELQLQQPDVVGLETRVPNVEGKGVISQRDLLRNTLRMRPDRIIVGEARGGEVLEMLQAMNTGHDGSMSTLHANDTRDALHRLELMIALSGAELPTRVARQYIAAAIQLFVHVARLSTGERKVMRISELTGVVDGEFQLEDIYVFRSAGIDERGKLIGSFYATGHEPVALRRMAARGIELDPGLFTARELKTGGEYKPAN, from the coding sequence ATGGTTGCTCTGAATCAGCCGCAGTCGGATCACCGGCGGGCGTTCCAGCAGTTGAAGACACGGCTGCACCGGCAGATGGTCGATTCGATCGACTTGTCGAAGGCCGGCGAACTCGGGCCGGACGAATTCCGCAAGCAGATGCAGGCGCTGGCCAGCCATCTGGCCAGTCGCTCCGAACTGTCCGATCGCGATCGCGATGCCATGGTTCGCGAGTTGATGGACGAAGTCTATGGCTTCGGCCCGCTCCAGGAACTGATGAATGATCCGACGGTCAGCGACGTGCTCGTGAACGGCGCCGACACGGTGTTCGTCGAACGAAACGGCCTCCTGGAGAGGACCGATGTCCGGTTCGCGGATGACGATCACCTGCTGAATTTCATCCAGCGGCTCGTCGGGCAGGCGGGTCGCCGGATCGACGAGGTGTCGCCGATGGTCGACGCCAAGTTGCCGGACGGCTCCCGTCTGCACGCGGTGATTCCGCCGCTGGCGCTGCGGGGCCCGACCCTGTCGATTCGCCGGTTCAAGAACCGCATCGTGCAGTTTGAGGACATGGTCCGCGTCGGAACCCTGGCTCCCGAGATGGCCGACTTCCTCGTCGCCGCGGTGAAGTCCCGGCAGAATATCGTGCTTTCGGGAGGCACCGGTGCGGGCAAAACGACGATCCTGAATAACCTGAGCCGTTTCATCCCGCTGGCCGAGCGCGTTGTCACGATCGAGGAAACGGCGGAACTCCAGCTTCAGCAGCCGGACGTCGTCGGCCTCGAAACCCGCGTGCCGAACGTCGAAGGCAAAGGGGTCATCAGCCAGCGCGACCTGCTGCGAAACACCCTGCGTATGCGGCCGGACCGCATCATCGTCGGCGAAGCCCGTGGCGGCGAAGTACTCGAAATGCTGCAGGCAATGAACACGGGCCACGATGGCTCGATGAGCACGCTGCACGCCAACGACACGCGTGACGCTCTGCACCGCCTGGAACTGATGATCGCCCTCTCGGGAGCGGAACTGCCGACCCGGGTCGCCCGCCAGTACATCGCGGCTGCAATCCAGCTCTTCGTTCACGTCGCCCGCCTGAGCACCGGTGAACGCAAGGTCATGCGAATCTCGGAGCTCACCGGAGTCGTCGATGGCGAGTTTCAGCTGGAAGACATCTACGTCTTCAGGTCAGCCGGCATCGACGAACGGGGAAAACTGATCGGCTCGTTCTACGCGACCGGTCATGAGCCGGTGGCCCTCCGACGCATGGCGGCCCGCGGCATCGAACTGGACCCCGGCCTGTTTACAGCACGTGAGCTGAAAACCGGCGGGGAATACAAGCCGGCCAACTGA